The proteins below are encoded in one region of Puntigrus tetrazona isolate hp1 chromosome 5, ASM1883169v1, whole genome shotgun sequence:
- the LOC122344637 gene encoding LRRN4 C-terminal-like protein produces the protein MLGFGRPFILLLIINFLDLSFVSSSSSQNATRPRGHPSGENYDQYEDFTTEPPSSSSTNSEYPDLNPCDYDMCVEQQHTCQELRDATGCLCPGLSNIFTRPSPPRLSYLTQKGSKEVLVHWCAPTSFVTHYIVWVSGKSVNKNIHVEERKRDAVMEDVEAGARICVQAVNKGGVSADDDQSCDTFEPQNTDTGLALKLGIIGGVAGLILLLILALLLWRHKSRQKSSARTKTEGVL, from the coding sequence ATGTTGGGGTTTGGACGTCCTTTCATCCTTCTCCTCATCATCAACTTCCTGGACCTCTCCTTTGtgtcatcttcatcatctcaGAACGCCACTCGACCCCGTGGCCACCCTTCCGGAGAGAATTACGACCAATATGAGGACTTCACCACTGAGCCTCCCAGCTCGTCCTCTACCAACTCTGAATACCCAGATCTCAATCCGTGCGATTATGATATGTGTGTGGAGCAGCAGCACACCTGCCAAGAGCTGAGAGATGCCACAGGCTGCCTCTGCCCGGGGCTGAGCAATATTTTCACTCGCCCGAGTCCACCGCGCCTCTCGTATCTAACTCAAAAGGGTAGCAAAGAGGTTCTGGTACACTGGTGTGCTCCCACTTCCTTTGTCACTCACTACATAGTCTGGGTGAGTGGGAAGTCCGTGAATAAGAATATACATgtggaggagagaaagagggacGCGGTAATGGAGGATGTTGAGGCTGGTGCTCGCATATGTGTACAGGCGGTAAATAAAGGCGGCGTCAGTGCAGATGACGATCAATCTTGTGACACATTTGAACCCCAAAATACAGACACCGGACTTGCGCTGAAGCTGGGCATTATTGGGGGTGTGGCGGGACTCATACTGCTGCTGATTCTGGCTCTGCTGCTTTGGAGACACAAATCACGGCAGAAATCCTCAGCGCGGACCAAGACTGAGGGAGTTTTGTaa
- the si:ch1073-224n8.1 gene encoding B-cell CLL/lymphoma 6 member B protein, whose translation MNSKRNNGENGAGRINPGSVPTGTNSSSASASHRKQTIINSSHKGEKDECMQNTVRDKNLSISTLRTRLGPTIRSTLSAAVDTLLGEIVAVLSETQRELLTKEQENEKLKVRLEVSERELKTLQECLCSAQKLIDQLQGPFGSPPMPGPHVYASAGPVNSSRLTHRSAPEQDPRCFTGAEPELSGALGDAIHGFDSREEFKSCHLSIQADGTVTNSFYDPINVHSSNICSDMNRPGEMVDDSRRLTHARPQNPPSHTSFSIKEEQVPTSGQVCVRGREAATEAEHSAQSVCDLAYVHVVEEEGGPRSHHHQSKPTPPTPSRPHNGPSSSSSPSQGTSGLRSAQRDAPGLGMNTSRSPGVGGSSPEEPIRRSISELMGEAPGERPHLCLECGKTFRLISSLKKHLRIHTGEKPYPCTVCGRRFRESGALKTHLRIHTGEKPYSCSDCGTQFRHLDGLRKHRRTHTGEKPYVCSVCGKRLSRLQHLKHHQRIHTGERPCCCPLCHRGFKDPASLRKHLRAHQGEPGADEAMGMAGLGEGDGGSIDDEDMRFGMWGEEEGNEGEPVVDCV comes from the exons ATGAACTCAAAGCGCAACAACGGTGAAAACGGGGCGGGCAGAATCAACCCAGGCTCGGTACCAACAGGAACAAACAGCTCATCAGCGAGTGCTTCTCACCGCAAACAAACTATAATCAACTCTTCTCATAAGGGAGAGAAAGATGAGTGCATGCAAAACACAGTCCGAGACAAAAACCTGTCCATCTCCACGCTCAGAACGCGCCTCGGACCGACCATCCGGTCCACCCTGTCCGCGGCGGTGGACACTCTTCTGGGCGAGATCGTGGCGGTGCTGTCCGAAACCCAGCGGGAGCTGCTGACCAAAGAGCAAGAGAACGAGAAGCTGAAAGTTCGACTCGAAGTCTCTGAGAGAGAGCTCAAGACGTTACAGGAATGTCTGTGTAGCGCGCAGAAATTAATCGACCAGCTTCAGGGTCCCTTTGGAAGCCCGCCCATGCCGGGTCCCCACGTCTACGCCTCGGCTGGACCCGTAAACTCGAGCCGCTTGACCCATAGGAGCGCGCCCGAGCAAGATCCGCGCTGCTTTACTGGAGCTGAACCCGAGTTGAGTGGCGCTCTGGGTGATGCCATACACGGCTTTGACTCCAGGGAGGAATTCAAGAGCTGCCACCTCTCCATTCAGGCGGATGGGACGGTGACGAACAGTTTTTATGACCCTATAAACGTCCATTCCTCTAACATCTGTTCAGATATGAACCGACCTG GTGAGATGGTGGATGACAGCAGAAGGCTCACACACGCCAGACCCCAAAACCCTCCCTCACACACTAGCTTCTCTATTAAAGAGGAGCAGGTTCCTACCTCTggacaggtgtgtgtgcgtggaagAGAGGCGGCCACGGAGGCTGAGCACTCtgcacagagtgtgtgtgatctgGCATACGTCCACGTGGTCGAGGAAGAAGGAGGCCCCCGTTCACACCATCACCAATCCAAGCCTACACCACCGACCCCCTCCAGGCCTCACAATGGACCTTCTTCCAGTAGTTCACCATCCCAAGGAACCTCCGGACTTAGGTCTGCCCAGAGGGATGCTCCTGGTTTAGGTATGAACACAAGCAGGAGCCCAGGGGTGGGTGGCTCATCGCCAGAAGAGCCCATACGGCGCTCCATCTCTGAGCTGATGGGAGAGGCACCAGGAGAACGTCCTCACTTGTGTCTGGAGTGTGGCAAGACCTTCCGTCTTATCTCAAGCTTGAAAAAGCACctgaggatccacaccggagagaaaccgtatcCTTGCACTGTCTGTGGCCGCCGATTCCGTGAGTCCGGGGCTCTTAAGACTCACCTCCGCATCCACACGGGCGAGAAACCATATTCCTGCTCTGATTGCGGGACGCAGTTTCGTCATCTCGATGGCCTGCGGAAGCACCGCCGCACGCACACCGGTGAAAAGCCATATGTGTGCAGCGTCTGCGGGAAAAGGCTCAGCCGCCTGCAGCATCTGAAACACCACCAACGCATACACACGGGAGAGCGGCCGTGTTGCTGCCCACTTTGCCACAGAGGCTTTAAGGATCCAGCTAGTCTGAGGAAGCACCTCCGTGCACATCAGGGTGAGCCGGGAGCGGATGAAGCAATGGGAATGGCTGGTTTGGGAGAAGGAGATGGGGGATCCATAGATGATGAGGATATGAGGTTCGGGATGTGGGGGGAAGAGGAAGGGAATGAAGGCGAGCCTGTGGTGGACTGTGTTTAG